A region of Thermoanaerobacterales bacterium DNA encodes the following proteins:
- a CDS encoding formate dehydrogenase accessory protein FdhE gives MAEPGLEFVPEGMVSFYNDLLSLEAPETSVQIRNMGKEQREMWENGIPLLVANMPRVEPEDFFATMRRVKDVLAKHQPDQAAELEKTMAAMPTDPGEREVFVESVLRRRTNWSEYLVQQRGVAEDVLGFLLNHTVKPYLSRFGTLVREQVDFDTWGRGYCPVCGAQANFARLSKAVGRRYLHCPLCETEWWFKRIGCPFCDNEDQKELRYFTVEGDERHRVYLCEKCKGYLKTIDESRCGENEKAYLFWEDVKTVHLDLLAMREGYVNKVAEGANQ, from the coding sequence ATGGCCGAGCCGGGACTTGAATTCGTCCCCGAGGGAATGGTCTCTTTCTATAATGACTTGCTGAGCCTGGAAGCCCCGGAAACCTCGGTGCAGATTCGGAACATGGGTAAGGAGCAGCGTGAGATGTGGGAAAACGGCATCCCGTTGCTTGTTGCCAATATGCCGCGAGTGGAGCCCGAGGATTTCTTCGCCACCATGCGCCGGGTGAAGGATGTCCTGGCCAAGCACCAGCCCGACCAGGCGGCGGAACTCGAAAAGACCATGGCCGCTATGCCCACGGACCCGGGCGAACGGGAAGTCTTTGTGGAGAGCGTCCTGCGGCGCCGGACCAACTGGTCCGAATACCTGGTGCAGCAGCGCGGGGTGGCGGAGGATGTTCTCGGCTTCCTGCTGAACCATACCGTAAAACCCTACCTGTCGCGCTTCGGCACCCTTGTCCGGGAGCAGGTTGACTTCGATACCTGGGGGCGGGGATACTGCCCGGTTTGCGGCGCGCAGGCGAACTTCGCCCGCCTATCCAAGGCCGTCGGCCGCCGTTACCTGCATTGCCCTCTATGTGAAACAGAATGGTGGTTCAAGCGTATCGGATGCCCGTTTTGCGACAACGAGGACCAGAAGGAGCTGCGCTACTTCACGGTTGAGGGTGACGAGCGGCATCGCGTTTACCTCTGCGAAAAATGCAAGGGTTACCTGAAGACGATCGACGAGAGCCGTTGCGGGGAGAACGAGAAGGCCTACCTGTTCTGGGAGGACGTGAAGACCGTCCACCTGGACCTTCTCGCCATGCGCGAGGGCTATGTGAACAAGGTCGCCGAAGGCGCAAATCAGTAG